A DNA window from Allokutzneria albata contains the following coding sequences:
- a CDS encoding carbohydrate ABC transporter permease, whose translation MRSPRLAEAARRNLTAYGLLSAALLCFALFSWWPIIRGLLLSFQQVDFVNEPTWVGLANFERLFADPLFGVAWRNTVLFTVLALLLGFVVPFVTAVVLNEMRHARGYFRLLVYLPVMLPPVVTSLLWKWFYNPGPGLFNDGLRAVGAPPLNWLDSGDTAMISLVIVSTWANMGSATLIYLAALQTVPGELYEAAELDGAGLWRRLWHVTVPQTRFVLVILLLMQVVATMQVFTEPYVMTGGGPEDSTLTVLLLLYRYAFVYNDFGTASAMSLLLFVVLGVFSAAYVRLTKGRS comes from the coding sequence GTGCGCTCGCCCAGGCTGGCTGAGGCGGCGCGGCGGAACCTGACGGCGTACGGGCTGCTCTCCGCCGCACTGCTGTGCTTCGCGCTGTTCTCCTGGTGGCCGATCATCCGCGGCCTGCTGCTGAGCTTCCAGCAGGTCGACTTCGTCAACGAGCCGACGTGGGTGGGCCTCGCCAATTTCGAGCGGCTGTTCGCCGACCCGCTGTTCGGAGTCGCATGGCGAAACACGGTGCTGTTCACCGTGCTGGCACTGTTGCTGGGGTTCGTCGTCCCGTTCGTCACCGCCGTGGTGCTCAACGAGATGCGGCATGCGCGGGGCTACTTCCGGCTGCTCGTGTACCTGCCGGTGATGTTGCCGCCGGTCGTGACCTCGTTGCTGTGGAAGTGGTTCTACAACCCGGGGCCGGGGCTGTTCAACGACGGGCTGCGCGCGGTCGGGGCGCCGCCGTTGAACTGGCTGGACTCCGGCGACACCGCGATGATCTCGCTGGTGATCGTCTCCACGTGGGCGAACATGGGCAGTGCCACGCTGATCTACCTCGCCGCGCTGCAGACGGTCCCAGGCGAGCTGTACGAAGCCGCCGAACTGGACGGCGCGGGCCTGTGGAGGCGGCTGTGGCACGTCACGGTGCCGCAAACCAGGTTCGTGCTGGTCATCCTGCTGCTGATGCAGGTCGTCGCGACGATGCAGGTCTTCACCGAGCCGTACGTGATGACCGGCGGCGGACCCGAGGACTCCACGCTCACCGTGCTGCTCCTGCTGTACCGCTACGCCTTCGTCTACAACGACTTCGGGACCGCGAGCGCGATGAGCCTGCTGTTGTTCGTGGTGCTCGGCGTCTTCTCGGCCGCCTACGTCCGCCTGACCAAGGGGAGATCATGA
- a CDS encoding LacI family DNA-binding transcriptional regulator: MTRRLAEVARKVGVSEATVSRVLNGKPGVSESTRAAVLTALDVLGYERPTQLRGERARLVGLVLPELQNPIFPAFAEIMGNALAQQGFTPVLCTRTAGGVSEADYVELLLAQQVSGVLFAGGAYAQADAPHEHYRLLTERNLPTVLINAAVDDLGFPRVSCDDAVAAEQALTHLTSLGHSRVGMVLGPPDHVPSRRKLDAFTTAASRAGLDVPAERVGHAMFSLEGGQAAAARLIERGVTGIVCASDPLALGTVRAARRRGLSVPQELSVIGYDDSAFMNCTDPPLTTIRQPIEAMGRAAVDLLTVQINGAEVAAEELLYEPELVVRGSTAPARSR, encoded by the coding sequence ATGACGCGACGACTGGCCGAGGTGGCCCGCAAGGTCGGGGTGAGCGAGGCGACGGTGAGCCGCGTGCTCAACGGCAAACCCGGCGTCTCCGAGTCCACCCGCGCCGCGGTGCTGACCGCGCTCGACGTGCTCGGCTACGAGCGCCCCACCCAGCTGCGCGGCGAACGCGCCCGGCTGGTCGGCCTCGTCCTGCCCGAACTGCAGAACCCGATCTTCCCCGCCTTCGCCGAGATCATGGGCAACGCGCTGGCGCAGCAGGGGTTCACGCCGGTGCTGTGCACGCGCACCGCCGGCGGGGTCTCCGAGGCCGACTACGTGGAACTGCTGCTCGCCCAGCAGGTCTCCGGAGTGCTCTTCGCGGGCGGCGCCTACGCGCAGGCCGACGCCCCGCACGAGCACTACCGCCTGCTCACCGAACGCAACCTGCCCACCGTGCTGATCAACGCCGCCGTCGACGACCTCGGTTTCCCGCGCGTGTCCTGCGATGACGCCGTCGCCGCCGAACAGGCGCTGACCCACCTCACCTCGCTCGGCCACTCCCGCGTCGGCATGGTCCTCGGCCCGCCCGACCACGTCCCGTCCCGCCGCAAGCTCGACGCCTTCACCACCGCGGCCTCCCGGGCCGGCCTCGACGTCCCCGCCGAACGGGTCGGCCACGCCATGTTCTCCCTCGAAGGCGGCCAGGCCGCCGCCGCCCGGCTGATCGAACGCGGCGTCACCGGCATCGTCTGCGCCAGCGACCCCCTCGCCCTGGGCACCGTCCGCGCCGCCCGCCGCCGCGGCCTGTCGGTCCCGCAGGAGCTCTCCGTGATCGGCTACGACGACTCCGCCTTCATGAACTGCACCGACCCGCCGCTGACCACCATCCGCCAGCCCATCGAGGCCATGGGCCGCGCCGCGGTGGACCTGCTCACCGTGCAGATCAACGGCGCCGAGGTCGCGGCGGAAGAACTGCTCTACGAACCCGAGCTCGTCGTCCGCGGCTCCACCGCCCCCGCTAGATCGCGATGA
- a CDS encoding nucleotidyltransferase domain-containing protein — protein MNTFGTVPRRLLLFGEGGGRSAGFHRKDVQEVRQECSAVGEGGQPSARGPGRQGSRVRGEAKGSSDIDIALRVDDKTFFELAEIALARAGPGSKLRKSMLARIRRNGQLGSFELGPEFIALRKEFCDSEAPFAVQFSVPRVGGRLDTPPFRPLA, from the coding sequence TTGAACACCTTCGGCACGGTGCCCAGGCGTCTGCTCCTCTTCGGTGAGGGTGGAGGACGTTCCGCAGGGTTTCACCGAAAGGACGTTCAAGAAGTTCGCCAGGAGTGTTCGGCAGTTGGTGAAGGCGGCCAACCTTCCGCGCGGGGACCTGGTCGTCAGGGAAGCCGGGTTCGTGGCGAGGCGAAGGGCTCCTCCGACATCGACATCGCTCTTCGCGTCGACGACAAGACGTTCTTCGAGCTCGCCGAGATCGCGCTGGCCCGTGCCGGTCCGGGGTCGAAGTTGCGCAAGTCCATGCTGGCCAGGATTCGTCGCAACGGGCAGCTGGGAAGTTTCGAGCTCGGGCCGGAATTCATCGCGCTGCGCAAGGAATTCTGTGATTCCGAAGCTCCCTTCGCGGTGCAGTTCTCGGTACCCCGCGTGGGCGGTAGGCTGGACACGCCACCGTTTCGCCCATTGGCATAG
- a CDS encoding carbohydrate ABC transporter permease: protein MRTLVSPARLRTPRGKTVYWTVFSLVLLGFTAAFLFPLYWAVTGAMKSAPELARAPSPIVPEVWHPESYAQAWQEMDLARYFLNTVVVAGGAWLFQLAVDVPAAYALSKLRPVLGNAIMGLMLATLMLPASALLVPTYLTIVDVPLVHANLINSPAAIWLPAAANAFNIYLLKRFFDQIPGELLEAATIDGAGPVRILVRIVLPISRPVLAVVSIFAIVGAWKDFIWPLLVFPDPGAQTLSVALQRMEPDMPLNLVLAGLVLAGLPMVGIFLVFQRQILAGLTAGSVKG, encoded by the coding sequence ATGAGAACGCTCGTGTCCCCGGCGCGACTGCGCACCCCCAGGGGAAAGACCGTCTACTGGACGGTGTTCTCCTTGGTGCTGCTGGGATTCACCGCCGCCTTCCTGTTCCCGCTCTACTGGGCGGTGACCGGCGCGATGAAGTCGGCCCCGGAGCTGGCGCGGGCGCCGTCGCCGATCGTGCCCGAGGTCTGGCACCCCGAGAGCTACGCCCAGGCGTGGCAGGAGATGGACCTGGCGCGCTACTTCCTCAACACGGTGGTGGTCGCGGGCGGTGCCTGGCTCTTCCAGCTGGCCGTGGACGTCCCGGCGGCCTACGCGCTGTCGAAGCTGCGGCCGGTGCTCGGCAACGCGATCATGGGGTTGATGCTGGCGACGCTGATGCTGCCCGCCTCCGCGCTCCTCGTGCCCACGTATCTGACCATTGTGGACGTTCCACTGGTGCACGCGAACCTGATCAACTCGCCGGCCGCGATCTGGCTGCCCGCCGCGGCCAACGCCTTCAACATCTACCTGTTGAAGCGGTTCTTCGACCAGATCCCCGGTGAGCTCCTGGAAGCCGCCACGATCGACGGCGCCGGGCCGGTGCGCATCCTGGTGCGGATCGTGCTGCCGATCTCCAGGCCGGTCCTCGCGGTGGTCTCGATCTTCGCGATCGTGGGCGCCTGGAAGGACTTCATCTGGCCGCTGCTGGTGTTCCCGGACCCGGGCGCGCAGACGCTCAGCGTGGCGCTGCAACGGATGGAGCCGGACATGCCGCTGAACCTGGTGCTGGCCGGGCTGGTGCTGGCCGGCCTGCCGATGGTGGGGATCTTCCTGGTCTTCCAGCGACAGATCCTCGCCGGGCTCACCGCCGGAAGCGTCAAAGGTTAG
- a CDS encoding glycoside hydrolase family 13 protein has product MTDTWWRGAAIYQVYPRSFADGNGDGTGDLAGVRERLPYLAELGIDAIWLSPWYPSPMADGGYDVADYRDIDPAFGTLADAEALIRDAHRLGIRIIIDIVPNHCSDRHPWFAEALRSPSARKRFWFRDGRGELPPNDWQSRFGGPAWTRVPDGQWYLHLYAPEQPDLNWTEPEVREEFEDILRFWFDRGVDGFRIDVADGLVKDPALPDVGGATERLPYSDLDGVHEIYRAWRKIADSYPDKRIFVGEMWLPDPERFALYLRSDELHSGFNFDFLACPWEPERLRAVIQSTLDAHAPVGAPATWVLSNHDVTRHVTRYGRAGDTGFDFADRRHGTPVDRELGTRRARAAALLAMSLPGGVYVYQGEELGLWEVEDIPDELRQDPVFARTKGSDPGRDGCRVPIPWSAPFDSASWLPQPAEWADHTVQAQEARPDSMLHLYRKALALRPGDGTMEWIDLRRDVLAFRREDGFCCVVNLGSTTVSLPEHESVLLASGALDDGELPPDTAVWLRQATT; this is encoded by the coding sequence GTGACGGACACGTGGTGGCGCGGAGCGGCCATCTACCAGGTCTACCCGCGCAGCTTCGCGGACGGCAACGGCGATGGGACCGGTGATCTGGCCGGAGTCCGCGAACGCCTGCCGTACCTGGCCGAGCTGGGCATCGACGCGATCTGGCTGAGCCCCTGGTACCCGTCTCCGATGGCGGACGGTGGCTACGACGTGGCCGACTACCGCGATATCGATCCCGCGTTCGGCACGCTCGCCGACGCCGAGGCGTTGATCCGCGACGCGCACCGGCTGGGCATCCGGATCATCATCGACATCGTGCCGAACCACTGCTCCGACCGGCACCCCTGGTTCGCCGAGGCGCTGCGCTCCCCGTCCGCGCGCAAGAGGTTCTGGTTCCGCGACGGACGCGGTGAGCTGCCGCCGAACGACTGGCAGTCGCGCTTCGGCGGCCCGGCGTGGACGCGGGTCCCGGACGGCCAGTGGTACCTGCACCTCTACGCTCCGGAACAGCCGGACCTGAACTGGACGGAGCCGGAGGTGCGCGAGGAGTTCGAGGACATCCTGCGCTTCTGGTTCGACCGCGGTGTGGACGGTTTCCGGATCGACGTCGCGGACGGGCTGGTGAAGGACCCGGCGCTGCCCGACGTCGGCGGCGCCACCGAGCGGCTGCCCTACTCCGACCTCGACGGCGTGCACGAGATCTACCGGGCGTGGCGCAAGATCGCCGACTCCTACCCGGACAAGCGGATCTTCGTGGGGGAGATGTGGCTGCCGGACCCGGAGCGGTTCGCGCTCTACCTGCGCTCCGACGAACTGCACTCCGGGTTCAACTTCGACTTCCTGGCCTGCCCGTGGGAGCCGGAGCGGTTGCGCGCGGTCATCCAGTCCACTTTAGATGCCCATGCTCCCGTTGGCGCGCCTGCGACCTGGGTGCTGTCCAACCACGACGTGACCCGGCACGTGACACGGTACGGTCGTGCGGGCGACACCGGTTTCGATTTCGCGGACCGCAGGCACGGCACGCCCGTCGATCGGGAGCTCGGCACGCGTCGCGCTCGTGCGGCGGCACTGCTCGCGATGTCGTTGCCGGGCGGAGTCTATGTGTACCAAGGCGAAGAGCTGGGCTTGTGGGAGGTCGAGGACATTCCTGACGAGCTTCGACAAGACCCCGTTTTCGCACGCACCAAGGGTTCCGATCCCGGTCGCGACGGATGCCGGGTGCCGATCCCGTGGTCTGCGCCGTTCGACAGCGCTTCGTGGCTGCCGCAGCCCGCCGAGTGGGCCGACCACACCGTGCAGGCCCAGGAGGCGAGGCCGGACTCGATGCTCCACCTCTATCGCAAAGCCCTGGCGCTGCGCCCGGGAGACGGGACGATGGAATGGATCGACCTGCGTCGGGACGTGCTCGCTTTCCGGCGCGAGGACGGGTTCTGCTGTGTCGTCAACCTCGGTAGCACGACGGTTTCCTTGCCGGAGCACGAAAGCGTGCTGCTCGCGAGCGGGGCGCTCGACGACGGGGAGCTACCGCCGGACACCGCCGTCTGGCTGCGACAGGCAACGACGTAG
- a CDS encoding ABC transporter substrate-binding protein, with amino-acid sequence MARGWRVTLGLLCCLSAVACGATAPRTGGKIVITVNGQAPQTQAFERRIFDEDAAAFEAAHPDIDIQPREGFMDPKVFSAKLASGQLEDVFYVYFTDPAQIIARRQAKDITDQLRGLPELKPGLLDFFTDDKGRVYGLPTANYSMGLLYNRVLFARAGLDPDRPPTTWEEVRAAAKKISALGNGIVGFADLSKNNQGGWHLTSWLYSVGGQVARRDGAGWKADFDNDKGREVLRHLRDMRWTDGSMGDKQLLEAADVQRMMGAGQLGMYLAAPDNIPPLVNQFGGSYNDYGMAPMPGGRGTLIGGEGYMINPKASPEKVRAGLAWLRWRYLDPDRIEGNLKRYADLKQPVGLPISPFSDIYAGAVREKQEALKAKYATVPVRNYQSFVDAKLKGGVEPPNAQRVYAALDSLMQAVLTDRGADVDRLLAEAETKVNSALAQAG; translated from the coding sequence ATGGCCAGAGGTTGGCGCGTCACGCTCGGTCTGTTGTGCTGCCTGAGCGCTGTCGCCTGCGGTGCGACGGCCCCGCGGACCGGCGGCAAGATCGTGATCACGGTGAACGGGCAGGCGCCGCAGACGCAGGCGTTCGAGCGGCGGATCTTCGACGAGGACGCGGCGGCCTTCGAGGCGGCGCACCCGGACATCGACATCCAGCCCCGCGAGGGCTTCATGGACCCGAAGGTCTTCTCCGCCAAGCTCGCGAGCGGTCAGCTGGAGGACGTCTTCTACGTCTACTTCACCGACCCGGCGCAGATCATCGCGCGCCGCCAGGCCAAGGACATCACCGACCAGCTGCGCGGACTGCCCGAGCTCAAGCCCGGGCTGCTCGACTTCTTCACCGACGACAAGGGCCGCGTGTACGGGCTGCCGACCGCGAACTACTCGATGGGCCTGCTGTACAACCGCGTCCTGTTCGCCAGGGCCGGGCTCGACCCGGACCGCCCGCCGACGACCTGGGAGGAGGTCCGCGCGGCGGCGAAGAAGATCAGTGCGCTGGGCAACGGGATCGTTGGGTTCGCCGACCTCAGCAAGAACAACCAGGGTGGCTGGCACCTCACCAGCTGGTTGTACTCGGTCGGCGGTCAGGTCGCGCGCAGGGACGGCGCGGGCTGGAAGGCCGACTTCGACAACGACAAGGGCCGCGAGGTGCTGCGGCACCTGAGGGACATGCGCTGGACCGACGGCAGCATGGGCGACAAGCAGTTGCTCGAAGCCGCCGACGTGCAGCGGATGATGGGCGCGGGGCAGCTCGGCATGTACCTCGCGGCGCCGGACAACATTCCCCCGCTGGTCAACCAGTTCGGCGGGTCGTACAACGACTACGGGATGGCGCCGATGCCGGGCGGGCGGGGCACGCTCATCGGCGGTGAGGGTTACATGATCAACCCGAAGGCGAGCCCGGAGAAGGTTCGGGCCGGGCTGGCGTGGCTGCGCTGGAGGTACCTCGACCCGGACCGCATCGAGGGCAACCTCAAGCGCTACGCGGACCTCAAGCAGCCGGTGGGCCTGCCGATCTCGCCGTTCTCCGACATCTACGCGGGGGCGGTGCGGGAGAAACAGGAGGCGCTGAAGGCCAAGTACGCCACCGTTCCCGTGCGCAACTACCAGTCCTTTGTGGACGCGAAGCTCAAGGGCGGTGTCGAGCCGCCCAACGCGCAGCGCGTCTACGCCGCACTGGACAGCCTGATGCAGGCCGTGTTGACCGACCGCGGCGCCGACGTGGACCGGCTGCTCGCCGAGGCCGAGACGAAGGTCAACAGTGCGCTCGCCCAGGCTGGCTGA